The Gossypium arboreum isolate Shixiya-1 chromosome 2, ASM2569848v2, whole genome shotgun sequence region ttattttagaaaatttctagagatattttcttatttacaacttgacctaaaagtttagagaaattataaaatttccctgctaataattttgtgaatttttttattCGAGGCGAGCGCACACTCgacagacgtgagcttgaggatagctaCTCGGTTGAAGTGTTCACCTTAGATTAATCGAAAAGGTTCAATCTTGATTAagtatttattactttagatatcacaaccaagttcttgttttgaatttttttaaagaaactttgatttttccttaaatttatttTCCGTTGTGTTTTCCTAACATGCTTTTCCAACAATTATTTGGTATTTGAGTTTGTAACCGAGTTGAGTTTAACATTAACGTGTTgagatttaagcttgatttgaaatttgaaacTCACTTATTTGGTATTTGAGTTTGACCtcaatgtttaatttgatatctaagtttattttttcaatttggtacctaatttTAGTTGTAATGTACAATTTAATACTCAGACAAAATTGCATCATATGACCTAATGAATGTTTGACACATGTATCTagtaaaaaaacataaatacttAATTGAGATAAAAAAAATGAAGCATCAAATTGAAAAATCTTAGGTAGCAAAGTGAACATTAAAACTAAATGCATATACTGTAACGCCCTTGACCCGATCCAATTCACCAGATCCGGATCTTGGTTGTTGTCACTCTGGCACAAACTTATACTTGATCAAGACGTACAACTTTCAACAATAAATCTTATTTAATAACATTGCCCAACTATTTTATGTCTAGGCATACAACATGTACTTACAACAATTGAATAAGACCTTTCACTCGACGAGGACTTACAAGTACATATATCCTGCTTATTCACATTACTTCACTTATTCTCCCTCTAAGCAATACTATTGGCAGTGTTTATAATACTAACAcattttgtacaagccataagGCTCATAAACAatttttcataacttattcacaatatTTCTATCGGACTTGAGTACATCGCTCCTTTTGCTCTGTATGCATAACAACCTATCTCGCTACTCCTTTGGCATAGCCCTGGGGTTGTCCCTCTTGGCATAACCTTTAATCTATTTATTGAGGTAAGTTTGATAGAACTTAGTGAGTAAACCCTAATTGACTTGAACTTTATTCGAGAATAAATATCTCTTTGTTTTTATTCTTCTGCTTGATTCTGGTGAATACATCCCTTGGATTCTATTCATTTTATTGCTGGTGTCACATTTTGTTTCGTAGATCATAATATGCATTACCTATCATCAATACCTTGATCGCATTCTTCACTTTGTTCTTTCGTAATTTCTTACCATTCTTGTTAGAAAAGGCCTTACAAACAAAGTACCTTTGGTTCGCCACTCACATTGGTACATTCTAGTCTCGTTCTTCTTACCGTGTTACTTTACTGGGTTTGCCATAAAACTTCTTACAGAGCCTTTCTTTCAAAGTTCACCATACTTTTCATTCCTTCAGAGTACCTTGTACATCATTTATCAGAGTTTTTTtgtcaattacttttcttttctATCAAAGTCTGCCACAAAGGCATTCCTTTTTAGAGATAGCTACAAGGGCTTAATCCAAAGattgtgtaacaacccgattttaagGGTTAGTCAGAAAattggtctcgggaccacaaatttgaagtcagagaaattattttattattaaaatagagtcatagcatgtttataatagtgcatgaaaaatttggtgcgctaattttagcgtttgtgagcccaattgcgaaaaaagactaaatcgcataaagtgaaaaagtcttaaattgaaaACTAAGGGTGCCAAattgccatgtatcataaattttgggtttttaaagtgaaattgggccattaaataggtgatggccggccatggtagatggaaatgttgaaaagtcaacattaggtgaaATTTGATGACATACGATGTATTAGAATaatacctaagcctagctatcatctttttctttcattttctcttcATTCCACCGATTTTTTTAGCCATTGTTAAGGGTTTTGAACTTCAAAATttgcagcaacttattcctctcacaagtaagtgattttaatgagttttcttgaagatttttgcatttttgaaatccttgaagcATGGGATTTCAAATGAGGAGtccatgttgcaaaatgattaacaTTTTAGGGTTTGACCATGAGAgtatttagggtgttttctaaaattttatggaagaaaatgagtcttgggtgtcttataaacaacttttgtgaaatgtgttagcatgaaaacacttaaTAGGACTAATGTgcgtaagttgtaaaatagataataaatgtgtgaaatagtgggaatttggagttgctataagattcaaagaggttcggctagtcttaagaaaaagagaaattcgataaaaatcaattttcgggttgaggggtaaaatggtcattttgtaaaagtttaagggcaaaatggtcatttagcctaattgtgaattgttgagtgcttaggttgataaagtgacttaataagtgcattttattattatagatcaagaaatactgagtccgaacctagaccgggaaAAAGTCAAGCAAACCGGCTAAATcagctagtcgccacattttgtaatttgaggtaagttgtatgtaaataatacaactacattgttaattatatgtgcttgaattattacaacataaattgcttgattgtgaaattgagaatgtataatgataaatgaTATAGTAGAATTTCCgttggaaccttaggaagtaaatcggatattcatgccatgacatttgggtcattcgtgtgtgagctagtgtaagacatgtctgggacatgcatcggccgtattatgagagccagtgtaagaccatgtctggaacatggcatcgacattgagatgagggctagtgtaagacatgtttgggacatgcattggcctcgagacgtaagccagtgtaagacatgtctaggacctGCATCGgttacgagatgatagtcagtgtaagaccatgcctgggacatggcatcaacttgagatatgagccagtgtaagaccgtgtctaggacatggcatcggcaccttatcGTATGTTAGAGGCTTATGTAATATtcgatagtattccgaatggttcaacggtgaaagttacgttcttaagctaatgaggaaagtataaccgtgttgtgagtggtacaagtacctaattGGTGTGTATGATTTATGAGCTCAATAgataatatgtgacttgtatggatggtaatgagtaagttgtgtttatgcctaccttggtgttATAAGCATGTTaattattgataaattgttgttgtatacttacttatatgcaacttactaagttgtcatgcttactcccttcccttttcatttccttacagtgtcgcctaactagctcaaggatcaccggaaattagagatatcgatcacactatcaactgaagcattcggtatagttggatttatatttttgaatatggcatgtataagatttagactttattattttgtgtcattgaggtttggccatatgtattggcttgggatggaaacccttcaatttgtacTAAGCcgtgaatgatggctaacattcattttgaatttatcgTATGCTTACTCTTCTCGTAAGCTCTTCTTACCCAAAATCATTCTCAAATCGTCTTGTACTTTGTCCGCGCTCTGCTTTTCTATGCATTATCatagttgaatgaatgtctattgtggctgatttggttataggaattatgtttgttttggtattggttggtatttgtatagaactacatatgtaagggtggcaatggggcttggtaaatagccttatattgtccacacgggtaggcacacgggcgtgtgtctagatcatgtgtgacacacggtttaccccatgggcgtgtggtctagccgtgtgtcccctacgcGTAAAagatttcaagttagtatgcatggtagtaaacacacgggtagagacacgaccgtgtgtctcagccgtgtgaagggcatgacctagcacacgggcatgtgacttagccgtgtggcccttaagaattgctaacgtcagaaacagaatgtctaggtttttgtacacgggctaggacattggcgtgtcatggtcgtgtgaaggacacgggccaaagacacgggtgtgtgctaggCTGTTTGAAAACCCCGTATGTGTGCATTTAAAATTAATTCCATATGGGTAgagaacatgggcgtgtccctgtcttgcttaggccgtgtgagacacacgagccATCAGTACGACCATATTGGAATGCTCACACGGGCGTattgcccctcccacacgggcgtgtgcccctatgtcaAGTGGTATTTCTATATAGTTGGAAAAAGAACCTGGATTGGTCCCGAATGATTTtcaatgtgtgttttgggcctcgtaagcccatattaagaatatattgataagtttaagaaagttttaaattttccaagtcatgaagactcagaattggttgtaagtataagttcaagttaggtaacgcctcgtattctgcCCCGGTGTAGGATacgggtatgaggtgttacagaTTTCCATAAAGGCAAGGCTTTCCTTTTAGAGTTTCGCCACGAAGGCTTACCCATCCGGAGTTTTTCCACAAAGGCATTTCTTAATATCTAGTACTCGCTACAAAGGCTTTCTTGCCTAAAGTTATGCCATAAAGGCTTTTCTTTGACAGAGATCGCCACAAAGGCTTTTCCTTTCTTGGTGATTTAGGCGATAGGGATTTTCCTAGACTTACATTTAGTGATGTTTGCCCCTCACCATCCTGGGACACACAGAGAACCACATTAGGTAATAACCTTCAttaaaaatttccatatgatGTAATAACATACTAGTTACAGTCTTACACGATATGGTTTTCTTCCCATATAATGCCATAACCTACCAATTACGGTCATACACAATATGATCCTTCAgtgccatggccatggacttGTCCTTTTAGAGATTTATGTTTTTAATCCCGACATACCCATTTGACAACTCCAGAGACAGATACAGACTCATCATGCATCGACTTACTCATGAAAGATATTGTTATGCTTACCAGACACATTGCTTAACATATTTACATGACACATACACTTACATAACCATTACTCATTAATCCCGAAATTCATGTCCTAAACTTTTAACTTTCAAATAACATGTTTTTCATACATGCAAGTTCATAGATATTTATTCTTTGTGCTTTTGGTCACTCAACACAGAAATATCTAGAAGGCATGCAATGTATGTGAGAGTCAGTTTAGAGACTCACCTGACTTTCATGAACAATAGCTTGATCCCCAAGTTTACACATCTATTTGCGGACCCCTTAAAAGTCACTGCTTATAAGACATTTGAATATTATCAAAACTCACTCATATCGCTTGAAATGCAAACATTCACCATGCAAGGCCTTACTACTTTATCTTTCCATTCACACACATAAACAAACCCATTCTCGCAAAAACAAGATGCAAGTCCAGAATACTTACCCCGAGTGAAATACAACCTTATTCATGAACTCTGATCTTTAGTTTTAACTTAGTAAGAAATTCCTAATCAACCTCTAAAGCAAGGCAACAAtagttttattttcaaattaaaaaagaaGATAACATACTTCCCTTCTAAACTAAGTTGCAATATTTTATAAAGGAAACCCATGCTCTCCTAAGAGAACTTAACACGTGTCATTAACTTTCAAGGTTGCTCTTATTGGTGGCTTATAGTTGTGGAGAAGCGTATTCTAGAATCCAAAATCTTTTCATATGTTTTATTTGACCCGTCGTTCCATCCTAACTATCTTGTTAGTACGTAACTTATATGTAAACTAGACAAACTTGGCATCCCTTAACTTAGGTGACGTTTCTTACAACCCAAGAATTCTTTAATATCCTTTCCAACCTCTCCTCCTGCGCCAACACTTTTCTGGGAAGACATCCCTTACTCTAAATTCTGTTGTTACCTATGCGCCCTATGAGTGCGCTGGAGATGAAAAATTGGGTGGATAGGATCGTGCCGATCGAATTTCCTTTGGGCTACTCGCCTAAACTCAAGACCTGCCAAATTTGGGTGTTACATATACTAattagaaaaaggaaaaactcAGGTAGCAAATATTATATTAACCCaatattaaaagttttaaaattcattcaattgaaACCTAtttttggagaaattattttatggacccTTCCCACCACATCATCCATGGTCCCTTTCCAAttatttaataacattttaacaaatttttcCATGTCATTGGCAcctaattttggtaaattttttatcCCAAGCCTTGAATCCTGAATCATAAACCCTAATTCTAAACTTGAACCTCAAACCTTGAACTCGATCCTAAACTCCAAATCTCAAATCTTAGTTTGAGAGAGTTCAGAGTTCGAGATTCGAGTTTGGGTTCAGGGTTCAAGATTCATAGtttaaagtaaaaaaatattaaaattatatatcaataacataaaaaagtactaaaattttattaaataattagaaaaagatcataaataatataatgtgaAGGatgtataaaataatttctcctaaattttagcaacatgtgTTTGATTTACATGCATGTTGATTAGCATTTTGCTGAACGCAAACAAACGCGCTCTGTGTCGGTTCCACCAACTTCTTACGTTACGTTACGTTACGTTTCTGTGTCTCATCACCACCACTTTCCCCTCTTATTTCTATCTTCTCTGTTTTCTCTTTTCCTCTTTCTCTCTGTAAGGGTTTCTTTGCTttttgttccttttttttttgtaaatacaataattataacaacaacaaaaaaaagtcaTGTCGAAGAAGAGGAAATCCGATACTACGCGCCTGGATGAGGTGAGTCGGAGCATGTACACTGCCTTCTGCAGCGCCGCTAATTCTCTTTCTCAGCTTTATTCCCACTCCATGAACCACCAGAGCTTCTCTTTCCAGGCTGGCGAACGTTACGCCTTGGTTTGTGGTTTTTTTTAATTATCTCATATCTCTATCTCTTTATTTATAAATTTCCTTTATATGTTTCTTGAGAATTGATAATTTACTATGTCTGAAAAAGAATGACTTGAAATTAAACGGAACAATCTGTTTGGAATAGAATTATAGAAAACgtaattatgtttttcttttgaaGAAGTTAAATTATTGTAGTATTTGattgttttattttttgttgTAATCTGGTAAATGTCAACTTTGTTTATTTCCCTTAAAGAAGTGGAAATTTTATGTTCATTTCTGTATCGTTATTGAATACTGAATAAGAATTTCCCTGCTGTGTAATTGATGTTGGAATTTTGCTATTCTTTTTTGTGCAAATTCAAGTTTTGAAATGCTAGTTGAAGCTTAACAGTGTTTTTTTTAGTCTTTATTAGCTAAAAATGATGAATTATTGGATGAGCAATTGTTGAAAGCATAGAAAACTAAATAAATCTCCTAAATTCAAAAGCAAAAAAGGCATTGATTGGGTGTTCCTAATGTAACTTGTTGATTTTCGTCCTTGCTTTTACTTCATTGGAACTGTATCCTCTCTACGCGTCGTCTTAGATTTAGAAACCATGTCAATAGCTATTCTTGTGGATAATTTCATCTGATCATCTTCCTTCTGATTGTAGCGCCCCATTTTTAAATAGTGCTGTAGGGATTCCTTGGCTTTCATATTTTAGTTGTTCAATTATGATTTCATATGTGTCCCTGGTTGGTCTTTTGGTATTGCATCTAATTGTATAAATCCTTCTCCCTTTTCCCTGCAGGAGAAACTTTTTGAGTGGATTTTGAGGCAGCAAGAAGAAGGATTGAAAGTGATGACAACTGATATTGTTGCTTATTTGCAGGTATGGTTTTTGATTTCTTTCTCTTATTTGGTTTCATGAATCTGTTTGCACATACCTCTTTTCTactgaattatatgttttttttgtATTGAGTTTTTAATGCTTCAACCAAGTATGTTTTATTATCATTCCAGTCATATGGTGAATTTAATTGGAGTGTCCATACAGTTAAGCATTTAACTAGAACAGTTTGTTTGAGGAATTTGACTGATAGGAGAATGAAATAAATGGATGGGAGGATGAGGAGTTTACTGTAGGATAAAAGAGACTATCGTTTTGCCGGAATTCCTAATTGATAGATGCATGGTCCTGGGTTAGAACTTAGAAGTCTGTTTTGGGTTTTGGATGGAAATGAGAGTAAAATAGGTAGATGTCGAGGGTGCAAGGCCCTTCGTTAGAAGTTGAAATAATGATACTTTCCTGGAAAGCAATTGCTGTAAGGCTTCCTATACATCCTGATATATTAACTGTGGGATGCCTATACATCCCATATTGTTCCAGTCAGTTGAATTCAGCAACAGTCATGTACACCTTATTGAATGAGCCACTCATCTTTGTAGATAAATAAGATTGAAACTTTTCATCTTTTTCTCGAGAACCCAAGAAATTGAGATTTTTATACAAGTTTGACTGATTTGTGCAGTGCAGGTCTCATGAAGGAGGTAAACTTTGTGGCTATAATGGACAATGTAcaagtttttgttttcttttggtcTTTGGGAGTTTGAATTTTATGGGATTAGAGAGAAACTGAGGAACATAATGAGTTAGTATAAAGAGAAAAAGGATGACTATATTTATAGATTAGGACTCGAATGAGTAAAGTCACTTTAGAAAAATATCCAAATTAAGTTTGAGTTTTATCAAGAAACAAAGTTTGAGGGAGCAACAACTTTGGTTTTCGATTGATTGTATTGAATGTTTGAAGGCCCTGTTCTGGTTCTTTAAGCAGTAACTCCAAGATATAATAGAAAGTTGTACACGAGACGAGAGTCTAGtgtaaaataaataatcaattccTCTGGGCTTGAATAGTCAACTTCTGCTACCAATTGTCTATTTTTTAACTGAAATGGGAACTGATTATCTAGCACATTCCTAACCTATTCTAGTAGGCTGATGTGATGGTTTTGAATTGGTGAGGTTCTTTTGTGAATTCAATCTTTTTGtcctttttaactttttataagGAGCTGTTCAATATTTTTGAGGAAAAATGTGGCACGGATTTTGGCTGATGGTGCTATTAGTAGGTTTAGGCTTATCACTATAGTTTATTTGAAGGGGTAAAAATGATAGGGGTCTTCTTTTTTCCATGCTGCAACTCTGAGATCCATattaagaaaaaaaatatgtCATTATGTGATATTGAGTTGGCCTTGACACATCCACAAACTATTCAGTCACTCCATACATTATGATTTTAAAAAATGAAGGCATGTGAGTTATTTAGTTATTCCGTACatcatgattttaaaaatataatgaagATGTAACTATTTGATCAATGTAATGGTTTTTTAGCATGGATGTTGATGATTGTTCGGTACCATATTACCCATTCATAATCCAGAAGATTGTTAACGTTGTGTCATGTCTAGTATTTGACATGAACCATTTTATTTGTGTATGGTATGTAGTTACATTTATATGGAAAATGAAGTGACAATTGATCATCTGTTTTTCCTGATAATTATCCTTTTCGAATTTCTGTAGAATGAGCTTGAATATGGAGCAGAGGATTTCCCAATGTCCCCCAGACAGCCATTTCAGCAGCAGCAGCACCCTCGGCCTGCAACACACCAGAACAACTTAGGTTCTCCTTTTTCTTCTAATCCAATTTCAGCAGGCACAATTGCGCAAGGAGTTCGTTCTGCGGATTACCAAGCAAAGAACTCCGTATTTTCAAATGCACTCTCCAGCCCTGTTCGTCAGAGCCTTCAGCACTACCACTCAGTCTCGGGTGCAAATAACATCAGCTCCTCTACCAATGAACCTCGAAATAATGAAACCTACCACATTAACCTACAAAACAGAGAAACTGATTCCCCAAGCACTAACGATTGCATGGATATGCATGCTGATGATAGTCCACACCAAGATTTTCCTTTCTGAAATTTCTATGGTCATTCATTTGctgctttcttctttttttcttgtaAAATATCTTGAAAGGCTAGGAATCTGAAAAGTATCTTGAAATGTATTGCAAGTTCAATGTTAATGTGCTATTGTCATATAATTGTATTTGTCTAATGATGGTGGTATTCGCTTGACTGGGGGGACATCTAGTTCTAGCCATCATCCCAATCTAGCAAGAAACAAACAACTGTTGAAAATTCTGGCAATATAGCATTGCTTATCGTGTTAGGTTTACTAACCTACAATACCTTGTGTTCCAGGCAACCCCTTGCGGATGATGACCAAGCTAAAGTTGTAAAGTACTAATACTAATCCAAAGCAATCAAAGATCCTTTTATGTTTCTTTCAGGAATCCATTTACTTAAGCCACTCTTCATAGTTTCTTAACACATTCTTCTAATGAGGAATTCTAGTCTAGGTTCtcatatttaatataaatttataaatttattacataaattttttataaaatatacaaaataagTAGAAACCAATTTTTTcgagttattttattttatttaattttgagatataaatataaaatagtatttattattttaatatacttTTTCATATCCAAGAGGCTCAATCTTGAGCAAGCATGTTTGTGTTCTCCGAGATTAACCAGACTGGACCTAGGCATTTTATGTAGGTTACAATTTTCAATATATTTTGTTTACCAAGCCCATAACCTATGCTGCTTGTTTGTGTATATGTGTCCAGTAATTAATTAGCTAAAAAGAAGTTAAATCTATATATGCTTACAAAATATCAATTATTCTTTTTCCTAAAAGTAAAGGaaagttaattaaataatatattttctcCTATTTTTCAACCGTGAAGAAAAAAGATAAATataatccttttttatttttcaataaatatcTATACTGTCTTTAAATACTAGAATAAATTGATGTCATAAATTAACAAGATAGAATATAAAGATTAGATTTATAAAAAATCATATGgataatttacattattaattatctttttttcaaaaatattattttatgtaaattttatttttatttcaaacgTATATAATAAAAAAAGAGCGATGAAAGGCGGCCCATAAGGGCCCATGTGATATAGCTCATATAAAAACGTCCTGCTTCTTCCTTCGTAAATCATAATCGTCTCTTTCAAACTCAAAACATCCGCATATTCTCTCTACCCTAATCTACAATTCTTCTTCGATTTCATGTAAATCTgcatcatttaattttttttttcaaaagacaAAACCCTCTTTCGTTCTATCGTAgcagttttatttatttacttgtaATTTATTTTCAAGTAGAAAATTAAACATGACGAAGAAGAGAAAATCCGACGCCACGCGCCTTGACGAGGTTGATCGGACCATGTACACCAGTTTTTGCAGCGCTGCGAACTCCCTCTCCCAGCTTTACACCCAGGCTATGAACCACCAACGCCTTTCTTTTCAGGCCGGTGAACGTCACGCGCTGGTTCACTTCCTATCCCTCTTTGTATCTATTTGctcaataatattttatttgtgGTTGATTCCTATGATTTTTTTTATGCGTGATTGAATCCGATATTTGTTATGATAACCAAATGCCTAATGAAATcgctttattttaaatattatatcctTTGTTTTATaatatctaaaataaaatatgaaatctcCATAGTTTAAATCTCACGTGTAACGAACTGTTTGATTTTGCTTTTATGCGCAACAATTATTATGTTGTTAGTTATTCTATCAAAAGCAATCAATCATTTGTAATCTTATatgaattttctttttaatatttatgtGAAATGTTGAAGCAatgaaaacttaattaatttgtaaaatgttaaaatttctgtATTATTCCTTGCTGGTTTTGGTGTATGGAATTTGTTTTCATTGTGTAATACCTTCCTCTCTAATTGTATAGATCTTTTTTCCCTTTGCAGGAGAAACTCTATCAATGGATTCTGAGGCAGCAAGAAGAAGGGTCAAGGGCTACAACTGTTGATATAGTTGCTTATTTGCAGGTATTTTTCATTTCTTGCTTTCCTTAGTTGCTAATTAGCTATTTGCCTATGCCAATCGCATATGCTTTGAATTGAACTTTGCAACTAAACTGGATAACTATGAAATACTTTGTTGATGTCCTTGGATCCTACATTTTACGGACTATTTTATATGATATGTTAGACATGCTATTCCATTTAATTCTAGTTCTTTTACTTTGTTGGGTTCAGTCTACGAAAGACAATCTTGAATATCATTctgggataatttttttttgaatgttttatattattttgaagtATTATACTTTTTTCTACATATTTTATGGTATTTTAATGTCAACAATCCAGCAACATCTTTTTCAAACGTCTGTATATTAGTAATTAAAGcttgttaaattatttaaaagtgtATTCTTTTATGCATATTAATCATGTAATTGTTCATACAGCATGTAAGCCTTCCAAGAGTACCTGGTTTGGAATCCCTATCCATAAAAAATTGTATTAAAGAAAAGTGAATTTAAACAAGAAGATATATGTAATTTTCATGCTTTATATCACTGCTTATGGAGTAATCATACTACTTAAAAATAAGTGAACACTCCAAATATTTTTGTCTTAGTATTTTGTTAGgtgtattattattctttatgttACACATTTTACTgtcatttatttgtttataaaaatattaatatgaagtaaaaattaaaatgtgTAGCATATAAGTAGATTAATAAAGTGATTAGTTTTCTTTAGAAGAGAACTAAAATAGGTAAAATCAATTTTAGCATTtacattataatttaattaataataatttttatattttaatgttattatcaTCAAATTAATAGCTGATTGAAACACTTGGGGCTTGATTGGCTGCCAAATGCTACCAATTCATAGTTGATAATGTATCTATGAAGTATGCATGTTTTGGATATAATCTTTAACTAGAT contains the following coding sequences:
- the LOC108463825 gene encoding uncharacterized protein LOC108463825, with the protein product MSKKRKSDTTRLDEVSRSMYTAFCSAANSLSQLYSHSMNHQSFSFQAGERYALEKLFEWILRQQEEGLKVMTTDIVAYLQNELEYGAEDFPMSPRQPFQQQQHPRPATHQNNLGSPFSSNPISAGTIAQGVRSADYQAKNSVFSNALSSPVRQSLQHYHSVSGANNISSSTNEPRNNETYHINLQNRETDSPSTNDCMDMHADDSPHQDFPF